The genomic interval ATCCACTGGCACGTCCCCAGCGTCTCGATGCGGCTGCGTTCGATGGAAGGCTGGAAGCTGAAGTCGAAGCTGCCGATGGTCTGACCGGTGGGCAGACCCGAGAGCCGCAGCGAGGTGCGCACACGCCGCTCCTCGCGCCAAGCCAGCTCGGACTCGAGTACCTGGTCGAGAAAGCGGTGCGGCGCCAGCTCGGCTTTGACCGCATCGGCCAGCATCGCCTCGAGTTGCTCGCAGGCGTGGACCATGCCGAGGCGCTCCAGGCGACTGCGCGTGACGTCGATGTCGAGCGAAGGCTGACTGGAGCGGCTCATCGCGCCACCGCCGCCAGCTTGGCGTAAAGATCGACGGACCGCTGCTGCGGCGCCATCGCTGCGATCTCCGCCAGAGCTTTGCCCATGCGGCCGAGCGGTGTCGGTGCGATGACGTCGTCGGTGGACTCCCCCTCGTAGTGCTGCGGGTCCAGCACGATGCGCTCGCGCCCGGCGCGCGGGTGCTGGCAGACGACCTCGCCGTCGAACCAGACCTGCACCAGCCGAGCACAGCCGTGGACGTCGACGCGCCGGCGCACCAACCGGAATGGGACTGAGTAGCGGCGTCCCTCAAAGCACACCGTGCAGTCATCGGCGACTACGCGCGTGACGGCGATGTCGAACGGCTCGGGCAGCAGCGGCACCGGCGTCAGGAATCGTTTCTCGGCCTCCCACGCCTCGGCCACGCTGGTGCCGGTAGCCGGACAGATGCGCCGCTGTGCCTCCAGCGCCGTGCGCTCATCGCTCCATGCCTGAAGCTCCTCCCACGACTCCCAGTCCCGGCTCAGCACTTGGTGCCAGCCGCGTTCGGTTCGGATGCCGCGCTCGACCTTGGCTTTGTGCCGCGGGCTGCGCGGCAGACACGGGTCGATGTGGAAGCGGACGGCGCGAGCGTAGCGGCGGTAGCTCGGATTGAGCTCGCCCCAGGGACCGGCACCGCAGCTGACGGCCGTGCGCTCATTGTCGATGCGCACCGAAGCCGCAACGCCACCGATGCGGCGGAAGGCGCCGTTGTGCACGTCGTGCCAGGCGAGCTGGTCTTTGCGCGGCGACCAGACGGTAACGCCGTAGCGGCTGTGGCTCAGCCGCATGTGAAACTGGTAGGCGTACACCTGCTGCCCGGCGATGCGGACGCGCGGCCACTCGGCCCAGTCGGCCTGCGCCTGCGCGCCCGGCGGCGTCTCGACGCGGCGCCGGGCTCGAATCCGCGGCTTTGGCAGGTTGCGCTTCCAGTACCGCTGCACC from Candidatus Limnocylindrales bacterium carries:
- a CDS encoding ATP-binding protein; translated protein: MSRSSQPSLDIDVTRSRLERLGMVHACEQLEAMLADAVKAELAPHRFLDQVLESELAWREERRVRTSLRLSGLPTGQTIGSFDFSFQPSIERSRIETLGTCQW
- the istA gene encoding IS21 family transposase: IARLLGVSESTVRYHLARQAAGASDRRADQPQRAAGVAEAITQYVESVGAGPVNLAELHDYLVNEHGYQGSLRSVQRYWKRNLPKPRIRARRRVETPPGAQAQADWAEWPRVRIAGQQVYAYQFHMRLSHSRYGVTVWSPRKDQLAWHDVHNGAFRRIGGVAASVRIDNERTAVSCGAGPWGELNPSYRRYARAVRFHIDPCLPRSPRHKAKVERGIRTERGWHQVLSRDWESWEELQAWSDERTALEAQRRICPATGTSVAEAWEAEKRFLTPVPLLPEPFDIAVTRVVADDCTVCFEGRRYSVPFRLVRRRVDVHGCARLVQVWFDGEVVCQHPRAGRERIVLDPQHYEGESTDDVIAPTPLGRMGKALAEIAAMAPQQRSVDLYAKLAAVAR